GAGAAATGATTTCAAGCCATAGAAGTGATCCTGCTTCCAGTCTTTCGCGAGCGGGTGGTCGTGGCACTGAGCACAACTGATGTTCACGCCGAAGAACAAGCTGCTGACGTCGTTGGTCAGCCGATCGTGATCGCGCATCCGTGTCTTTAAGAAATCGACGGCGGGCTTCTTCGCGGCGGGGAGTTCATCGACGAGCAGTAGTTCTCGAAACATCCGATCCCAAGTGCGTCCTTCGCCGAACGCTTCGACTAGGTAGCCGCGGAGGCTTCCTTGGCCTTGCATGAGCATCCAATCGAATTCGTTCACCTGATGCTCGACGAACTCCGTCGACCCGATCAATCGGTCGACGAGTTGCTCGCGCTTATTCGGAGCCTTCGATAACAGATAGTCGTGCAGTTCGACCGACGTCGGGACTCGGCCCAGCAGGTCGAGCGTGATTCGGCGCACAAGATTGGCGTCGTCGATCTGGCCGGCCGGTGTCGTTTTGGCTGCCGTTAACTTCTCGTCGATGTAACGATCGACCACTTCGGCGATCGGACGATCGGCGGGGGGAAGCTTACCAAGCGGGACGTCGACGCGCGCGGAGCTTGAAACGGAAACCGTCGTCGCCTTAACGCCGCTCTTCGTTTCCGCATTCGACACGGCCGAGAAACACCATAGCGCAATCAGCGCGCAAGCGACGACAAAGCGTCGTAGATGGATACGACTTCGCATGGTAGTAAAGCAGGGGTGGTGGCGGGCTCATCGACGCATGACTTTCATCCGGCTTGAGAAACTCAAGACACAAACGAACGACACGAAACCGGTGAGGTGAATGGGCAGGGTGCGATCGGGCGGGGAAGCAATTCAGGCTCTGAACGAGGCTCGAATCGTCTTCGTACATTGCTTGCACGTCGATCGATCAAAGCTTGATTATCTTAGCCGTTTTCGACCGCGGAAGCCAGCGAATTTCGCACGTACCCAGAGTCGCCCCCCCCCATTGTGCGACTAATCGGGGAGCGTCGGCAGACGCCCGATCACGATGAGCCCGACTGTTGCCAAGCCGACCGTGACGAACGTCGCGACTCGGGACATGGAAACGATTGCGAGCGATAGCGCGACGGTTGCGGCCACCGCAATGCAACTCGCGATCTACACACGTCGCCGCACGCCCCGCTGCCGATGCCCATCCCGAAGCCCGGGACCGCACGAGCGCGCACGCAGCAGTCGCTCGTTCAGCGCGGGGGAACTGCGCAATAAGAAAAAACTCGTTAATAAAAGAAACGGCACGGTCGGCACCCCCGGCAACAGGATGCCGACGATACTGAGCCCGAAGAACAATCCCGCAGCCGCGAGATAGAGCACACGACGCATACCTCGCAGCGGCTTGATCGACGAACCCTCGGTCGGTGGTTCCCGATCGAAAGCTGGATCCTGCGGATCGAGTCGGTCGCTCATTCACTCACCGCAGCTTCATGCAAAAAGGGCATGCGCCGAACGGAATGCGTCAACGACGGACGTCGGCAGCTCCGGCCGCCGTCGCTGCGGCTTGCTTGGGTACGAATTGATAAACCTTAAGATGATCCATCGAAGCCAGCAACCGCTCGTTCTTCTGATAGTACGCGAACGGATAGGTTTCCTGAGCCACTAAATCGTACTTCGTTTGCATCTCCGCAGCCCATTTTCGCTCGATCGCCGGGTCGTACGGAAAATGTTCGGACGTGTAGAAAACGCAACGGAGCGGATGCGCGTTGCTGATTCGATCCCAATGCACCGGCTCGTTCCGTCGATGTCGGGGGGAATAGATCTTCTGATTGCACAAGTACATCGCCGTCCAATTGAGCTCTTTCATCACGCTCGGCTCGAAAAACTGCTTTTGATCGGACATCACACAGCAGATCTCATTCTCGAACGACGCGTTGAACCAGAACCAACGTGCGAAGTCGCGATGTCGAACGTCGCTCAGCGTCTTCGCCGGATGCAGTACATCGTAAGCGACCTCTCCCGTGCCGATGAGCGCTAGCGTCGCCGCGGCGAGGCGAAAGACCGGTAGCAGCGAAGCTTGGCGTCGCGCACACCAAGCCACGCAGACCGCGAGACCGTAGCCGGCCATCAAGCAGATCGGGCCTGCCGAATAATGCACGAGCTTCGGGTGACCGCCGTAGGGATAACGATGCAACGCCGCGGCGATCATGTTCAAGCCGAGCGGCAGCAAGCACAGCCCAACGAGATCGCGCCGACGGGTTCGATACCACATTACGACCGCTACGACGACCCAAGTGAACGTCAGGATGCTTCCACCCCGTTTGCCGCCGAGGGGATAACTGAGCCACGATCCGACATGGACATTGATAAACCAAAACGGCAGCTTCCACGGTTCCGACAATGGAGGAAACGACTCCTTCCAAAACTCCGTCATGAACGGAAGCTCGGCAGTGCTTTGCGAACCGACCGTAAGCAGAAAGAAGCCGAGAAAGGCGAGGCATGTCGCGGCATTGAAAGCAAACCAAGCCGACCAGCCTCCGACGCTGCGGGTGCGCCATAGCATCGGAATCAGCCATAAGCCCAAGCCGCCGGCGACGAACGCGGCGGGATACGACATGCCGATCGCAAGCGGCGCAAGTGCGGCCAGAAACCAACCCCATCGCGATTGCTCGGGCTTGAGTCGCCACTCGATTGCGCCAGCCATCAGCAGCAGTCCGAATAGCAGATCGGTTCCGTAAGGCTTCGCTTCAGCCGAATATCGAATGCAAGGATAAGCGACGGAAAAGATCGCGACGGCCGTCAGCAGCGCCACGCCCGACAGCAGCCGTTTCGCGATGTGACGGAACAACAACAGAGTAGCGATGCCGCTGACGAGCGCCGGGAAGCGCATGGCATATTCGTTGTACCCGAACCAGTCGATCATCGTCCGCTCGAGCCAGAGATACAACAGCGGAGCGACTTGATGAAAGTCCAACGGCTGCATCAGTTCGCCGTAACCACGGTCGATCAGATTCACCATGAGAAAACATTCGTCGTCCCAGAGAGGGAAGCAGAGCAAATAGCGCGTAATGCGCGCCGCCAGCCCGAGAGCCACCAACATCCAAACCCAGCGATCGAGAGTGCGCGAATCGATCGGCTCGCGCTCGGACGATAAAGCGGCAGCCGGCGAAAAAGAGCTCAGGTTCATAGGGATCTCGCGACTTCCATGTCGACTTTTTAAGATAAAACGGTGCGGGATCGTATCGCACCGGCCGCCCAGGGACAATCTCAACCGGCAAGCAACGCAACGGCTGCGCGCATCGCGCGACCGAAGCAGGGCGACGACCGGTCTTCATCGGCAAGCGATCGAGTTAGGCAGCGACGACGATCGGCTTCGGGTTCTGCAAGCCACGCCGATACCGCCAGATGCACCACAGAGCGCGAAAACCGTCGCGCCAGGTGATCTTCTTCCCTTCGGCATAAGTGCGGCCGCGATAGCTGATCGGGCGCTCGTAGATGCGAATGCCGGGGATGCTTGCGGCTTTGGCCGTGAGTTCCGGTTCCGTTCCGAAACGCATTTCTTGCAGCGTCGGGTGGATCTGAGCGAGCACCTCGCGACGAAACGCCTTATAGCATGTTTCCATGTCGGTCAGGTTGAGGTTCGTCATCATGTTCGACAGCAGCGTCAGCACGGAGTTGCCGACGGAGTGCCAGAAGTACAGCACGCGCTGCTCGTCCCCCATGAAGCGGCTGCCGAAAACGACGTCGGCTTCGTTTTCGACGATCGGCTGAATGAGCTTGCCGAACTCCATCGGGTCGTATTCCAAATCGGCATCTTGGACGATCACGACATCGCCGGTAGCTTTGGCAAAGCCGGTTTGCAGCGCCGCTCCTTTGCCTTGATTGCGCTCGTGAAACACGATGCGCAAATCCGGCTCGCTGCGCAGCGAATCGAGAATCTGGCGAGTGCCGTCGGTGCTCCCGTCGTCGACGAGAATGATTTCCGTCGGCAGGCCGCACGCACGTACGCGCCGCAACACTTCCAGCACGGTGTTGCGTTCGTTGTAAACCGGAATCACGACGGAAAGCACAAAACCTTCCGGCAAACGATAGATCCCTAGTTTGCGAGCCGCGGGCCCTAGTAGGCGTAGCAGCAATTCTTTGTGTGCGGCGGCATCAGGCGCAGCTTCCAGCAGCTCGCCGAGCGTACAGTTCATCAAATCCATCGCGAATAACTCTCTGCCGAATTCCGTTTCGATCGAAAGCGATCTCCCGATCCTCATCCCCTTAACGGCCGAGATTATAGCGAGGAGCCGATTTTTCCGGAGGGTCGATTTCCCCCTGTTTCAGGCGATTTCGACAGCAAAAAAGGGACGGTATCGGCTTGCCGGCTGGAAACGGCTCGCTGCAATTACGAAATGTCCAACGAGGTCTGTTTCGTTTTGAGGAGACATCGCAGCACCTCGGCTACGCTCCACGCTTGCGCAATACACCCGCGCGGATGATACGGCGCTTCCGCATCGAACACTTCGCTGATCGAGCCGACGCAAGCCTCGCTCAAGTGGTTCTCGAAGCCCGCTAGCAGTTCATGCGCCTTCGCGGTCTCGCCGGGATAGACCTTGAGCCAAGCATCGATATACGGACCGATGAGCCAGGCCCAAACCGTCCCCTGATGATAAGCGGCGTCCCGCGCGCGGAGATCGCCGTCGTATGTCGGTTTGTAATCGGGATGTCCCGGCGCGAGGCTGCGCAACCCGACCGGCGTCAGCAAATGCTTCGTCACTTGCTCCAGCACCGGTTGCCAGCGAGAGGGATGCAAGATCGGATGGGCCAACGAGAACGCGAACAGCTGATTCGGCCGAAGCGCCGCATCGTCCCCTTGTTCACCGTCGACGACGTCGTAGAGATAGCCACCTTGCTCGTACCAAAAGCGTTTTTGAAACGAGACGGCGCACTTCTCCGCATGCCCAGCGAGAATTTGCGATTCGGCTTCGTCGCCGGCTTCACGCGTCCAGCGCTCGATGAGTCGCAAGGCGTTGTACCAGAGCGCATTGATCTCGACCGCCTTGCCGCGCCGCGGCGTCACGACCCAATCGCCGACCTTGGCATCCATCCAAGTGAGCTGATAACCGTCTTGCCCTTGGCTCAACAAGCCATCATCGGGATCGACGTGAATGCCGTAGTGCGTGCCGCGCACATGCTGCGCGACGATCTCGCGCAACGTCGGCAGCAGTTGGGCCAGCGTTTCGGTGTCGCCGGTCGTTTGCACGTACCTGTCGAGAGCGTGGAAGTACCAGAGCGTGGCGTCGGCCGTATGGTAGAGACCTTCTTTCTGGCCTTCGGGAAACAAATTGGGAATGAGCCCGTCGCGCACGTAGCGACCGAACGTTCGGAGCAAATAGCCGGCCTCTTCGTGGCGGCCCGTCGCAACGGTCAGCCCTTCGAGGCTGATCATCGTGTCGCGTCCCCAATCGGTAAACCAATGGTAGCCGGCGATGACGGTTCGTGCGTGGTCTCCCGTCGCCTGAGCAACGGCCCGATCGGCTACGCGCGTGCTCGGGCGGATAATGAACTGGTCGGCGGCGAGAACCAACTCGGCAGCGAAGTCGGTTCGATCTCCCAGCTTCGCCTGGCGCACGAGTCGCTTCCGGCGCTTCACTTCCGAGTCCCAAATCTCCGACGGCGCGACGGCCAAGATCGTGTCCCAATCTTCCGTCGAGCCGACCAACGTCGCTTCGTCACCTTCGGCCAGATCGGTTCGGTAATAGCCTGGGCACCAAACCGTTCCTTCGAATTCGTAGCCACGGGCGCGTTCGATGCGATAATGCAGCCTTCGCGTTCGTCCCCCGTCGAGCACCAAGCTGGCTTCCGGCGCTACGATATGCATCCGCAAAGCCGGCGCTCCCTCCGTGCGTACTTCAATGCGTCGCTCGATCGAAGTCAGCGTGTAAGGATTTGAAAATCCTCCGATGACCGGCGCCTCATGCGGTCGAAAATGGAACGACGGGCGCAGCCGGAGGCGAATCGGCTGCGGAGCGGAAATGACTTTATAGGTAATGAAGACCGTGTTTTGCAGGTAAGGGAGTACGACCCGTTTTTCAAAAATATAGTCGCCGCTCTGATACCGCCAGACGGGCAGGTTCGCTTCAAGATGGAACTCGCCGACCAAGCTTTGCGAGGGACCGAAAGCCCCTTCGTTGAGCGGCTCGTCGGAATCCAATCGCAAGATCTTACGATCCGCGAACTTCACTTCTTCGCCGAGATGATTGAACATTACGACGCGCCCGAGCGGCGCCGGTAGCGCGGCGATGAGTAAACCGTGATAACGGCGCGTACATGCACCCGAGACAGTGCCGGAGGCATAGCCGCCGAGACCGTTCGTCGCGAGCCATTCTCGATCCAATAACGTCTGCTCGTGGTTTTCTTCCAGCGTCGACCACGACATGCCGCGCGGAATGTTGCTCATCACGTCGTCGCCGGAGCCATCTCGCTCCTCGTCCATTTCTTCATCGATTATCATGGAGTTGTCGGTTTTCATGATCGTTATCCTTCTTTAGGTGCGGCACCGGTATGAGCCTTGACCGGTTTGGATTTTTCGTGAGAGGCACGCAGCACGACGGTCGCCTCGCCGGGAATGCTCCAACCTTGATCCGTCTCCAACGGATGCGTCGAGCCTCCTCCGTAGCGAGGGCTCTCGCTCGACCATTGCAAGGCCCACCCTTTATCGGCAGGGGGTGCCAACAACGGTTCAGGCCCGGGAGCCAAATGTAATTCGCAACCGAAGTTCACAAGCACGAGTCGATCGTCGCCGTCGTTGAAGTAGCGAATCAAAAAACATTCGTGATTCAACACGGCACATTCGAGCAAATCGGCTCGCTGCCGAGCAAACACCGGCTCCTCGCGACGGAGCTTTAAGAGATCCTTATGCAAGTCGTATTGGTGGACGTTCGTCGCACGCTCGGCGAGATTCAACTTGCAGCGCTCGTACACGGCCGGATCATTGGGATCGACCAGCAGAGCTTGTGCCTCGGCCGTCGCTAAGTCCGGGAACTGTTCCAAGAATTTCGCTCGTCCAACCTTCACTTGCTTGCCGGAGTCGCCGGGAAAGTCGCAAAAGTAAAAGAACGGAGTCGATGCGCAGAACTCCTGCCCTTGGAAGAAGAGCGGAGTTTGCGGAGCGAGCAACCACAGCGCGGTCATGGCGCGATAGCGGCCGGGACTCGTCGCCTTATGAACCCGTTCTCCGTCTCCCGAGTTCGCCACCTGATCGTGGTTTTGCAGAAACGTGATGAACGAGATCGCCGGAAAGCCGGTCGTCGGCGTGCCGCGCGGGGCCTCTTGCCAGCGCGAGCGTTGCCCTTGGTAGAGAAACCCTCGCTTGACCGCCGCAGCGAATTCATAAGCGGTGCCGAGATAGTCGGAATAGTAAGCCGGATTCTTACCCGTGAGGCGAACCATCGCTGCATGATGGAAATCATCGTTCCATAGCGCATGCATCCCGTTGCCGCCGGCCTCGACGGTGCGCACCTGCCGCATATCTTGCGGCTCGTTCTCAGCGCAGAAGAACAGCGAGCGCTCGCCCGCGGCTTGCTTGGCCGCTTCCGTTGCCGCGCCAAGAATATGACATGGCGAGGCATCGAATACGGACTGCGTCGCATCGAAGCGATAGCCGTCGAGATGGAATTCGTCGATCCAATACCGCGCATTAGCCAGGAAGAATTCACGAACCGGTTGCGCCGCCTCCCCTTCGAAGGCGATCGCGGCGGCCCATTCATTGCGATACTTCGTCGTGTAAAAATGGTCGGTATATTCGCCGACGTAATTCTGGAAGTTGCCGAGATGATTGTAGACGACATCGAGAATCACGCCGAGCCCGAGGGCATGCGCCTGATCGACGAACCGGCGGAAGTCATCCGGTTCGCCGTAAAGCCGCGTAGGTGCGAACATGGAAACGCCGTCGTATCCCCAACCCCACTCGCCGGCGAAATCGGCGACGGGCATCACTTCGAGCAGCGTGATCCCGGCGGATTTCAACTCGGCAAGTTCGCGCGACGCGGCAGCCCAAGTTCCTTCCGGCGTGAATGTGCCGATGTGCATTTCATAAATCACTTGCCCGAGCGGGCCGACTCCCTTCCAAGCGGCGTCGGTCCACTTGAAAGCATGCCCATCAACCACTTGCGACAGCTCC
Above is a window of Planctomycetia bacterium DNA encoding:
- a CDS encoding DUF1549 domain-containing protein; the encoded protein is MRSRIHLRRFVVACALIALWCFSAVSNAETKSGVKATTVSVSSSARVDVPLGKLPPADRPIAEVVDRYIDEKLTAAKTTPAGQIDDANLVRRITLDLLGRVPTSVELHDYLLSKAPNKREQLVDRLIGSTEFVEHQVNEFDWMLMQGQGSLRGYLVEAFGEGRTWDRMFRELLLVDELPAAKKPAVDFLKTRMRDHDRLTNDVSSLFFGVNISCAQCHDHPLAKDWKQDHFYGLKSFL
- a CDS encoding YbaN family protein — protein: MSDRLDPQDPAFDREPPTEGSSIKPLRGMRRVLYLAAAGLFFGLSIVGILLPGVPTVPFLLLTSFFLLRSSPALNERLLRARSCGPGLRDGHRQRGVRRRV
- a CDS encoding glycosyltransferase family 39 protein yields the protein MNLSSFSPAAALSSEREPIDSRTLDRWVWMLVALGLAARITRYLLCFPLWDDECFLMVNLIDRGYGELMQPLDFHQVAPLLYLWLERTMIDWFGYNEYAMRFPALVSGIATLLLFRHIAKRLLSGVALLTAVAIFSVAYPCIRYSAEAKPYGTDLLFGLLLMAGAIEWRLKPEQSRWGWFLAALAPLAIGMSYPAAFVAGGLGLWLIPMLWRTRSVGGWSAWFAFNAATCLAFLGFFLLTVGSQSTAELPFMTEFWKESFPPLSEPWKLPFWFINVHVGSWLSYPLGGKRGGSILTFTWVVVAVVMWYRTRRRDLVGLCLLPLGLNMIAAALHRYPYGGHPKLVHYSAGPICLMAGYGLAVCVAWCARRQASLLPVFRLAAATLALIGTGEVAYDVLHPAKTLSDVRHRDFARWFWFNASFENEICCVMSDQKQFFEPSVMKELNWTAMYLCNQKIYSPRHRRNEPVHWDRISNAHPLRCVFYTSEHFPYDPAIERKWAAEMQTKYDLVAQETYPFAYYQKNERLLASMDHLKVYQFVPKQAAATAAGAADVRR
- a CDS encoding glycosyltransferase family 2 protein, coding for MNCTLGELLEAAPDAAAHKELLLRLLGPAARKLGIYRLPEGFVLSVVIPVYNERNTVLEVLRRVRACGLPTEIILVDDGSTDGTRQILDSLRSEPDLRIVFHERNQGKGAALQTGFAKATGDVVIVQDADLEYDPMEFGKLIQPIVENEADVVFGSRFMGDEQRVLYFWHSVGNSVLTLLSNMMTNLNLTDMETCYKAFRREVLAQIHPTLQEMRFGTEPELTAKAASIPGIRIYERPISYRGRTYAEGKKITWRDGFRALWCIWRYRRGLQNPKPIVVAA
- a CDS encoding amylo-alpha-1,6-glucosidase, translating into MSNIPRGMSWSTLEENHEQTLLDREWLATNGLGGYASGTVSGACTRRYHGLLIAALPAPLGRVVMFNHLGEEVKFADRKILRLDSDEPLNEGAFGPSQSLVGEFHLEANLPVWRYQSGDYIFEKRVVLPYLQNTVFITYKVISAPQPIRLRLRPSFHFRPHEAPVIGGFSNPYTLTSIERRIEVRTEGAPALRMHIVAPEASLVLDGGRTRRLHYRIERARGYEFEGTVWCPGYYRTDLAEGDEATLVGSTEDWDTILAVAPSEIWDSEVKRRKRLVRQAKLGDRTDFAAELVLAADQFIIRPSTRVADRAVAQATGDHARTVIAGYHWFTDWGRDTMISLEGLTVATGRHEEAGYLLRTFGRYVRDGLIPNLFPEGQKEGLYHTADATLWYFHALDRYVQTTGDTETLAQLLPTLREIVAQHVRGTHYGIHVDPDDGLLSQGQDGYQLTWMDAKVGDWVVTPRRGKAVEINALWYNALRLIERWTREAGDEAESQILAGHAEKCAVSFQKRFWYEQGGYLYDVVDGEQGDDAALRPNQLFAFSLAHPILHPSRWQPVLEQVTKHLLTPVGLRSLAPGHPDYKPTYDGDLRARDAAYHQGTVWAWLIGPYIDAWLKVYPGETAKAHELLAGFENHLSEACVGSISEVFDAEAPYHPRGCIAQAWSVAEVLRCLLKTKQTSLDIS
- the treZ gene encoding malto-oligosyltrehalose trehalohydrolase, with protein sequence MHVSPTRDVARRLPIGAEPIAANEVHFRVWAPKRRRVEVAIAKVDQATRKSKAGDFRFVELESEAGGYFSGSVEQVPIGARYGYRLDGDSPIFPDPASRFQPQGPAELSQVVDGHAFKWTDAAWKGVGPLGQVIYEMHIGTFTPEGTWAAASRELAELKSAGITLLEVMPVADFAGEWGWGYDGVSMFAPTRLYGEPDDFRRFVDQAHALGLGVILDVVYNHLGNFQNYVGEYTDHFYTTKYRNEWAAAIAFEGEAAQPVREFFLANARYWIDEFHLDGYRFDATQSVFDASPCHILGAATEAAKQAAGERSLFFCAENEPQDMRQVRTVEAGGNGMHALWNDDFHHAAMVRLTGKNPAYYSDYLGTAYEFAAAVKRGFLYQGQRSRWQEAPRGTPTTGFPAISFITFLQNHDQVANSGDGERVHKATSPGRYRAMTALWLLAPQTPLFFQGQEFCASTPFFYFCDFPGDSGKQVKVGRAKFLEQFPDLATAEAQALLVDPNDPAVYERCKLNLAERATNVHQYDLHKDLLKLRREEPVFARQRADLLECAVLNHECFLIRYFNDGDDRLVLVNFGCELHLAPGPEPLLAPPADKGWALQWSSESPRYGGGSTHPLETDQGWSIPGEATVVLRASHEKSKPVKAHTGAAPKEG